The genomic stretch GGTAAATCCGCAGTTTGGCCGTTTCACTGCGCGGGTTCTCCCGGCTGAACCTGATAGCTGCGCAATACGGCATCGGCGGCCCGGCTGTCGCGCTCATGACGAACTTCAACATCTACCGCGCGCACTCGCGTATCCGCCGTTGCCACGCCCTGAATACGCCAGAACCAGAGCGAGCCGGCAAAATTGACTTCACCGTCTACCCATTGCGTCTGCGGCCACTGTTTTTCCAGCCGCATCGCCGCCTGCTGGTTTTCCGCAATCCAGAGCGCAAAAGTTTTCTCTTCCAGCCGACCAAGCCCGTTCGCCTGCTGTGCGGTCGTTTTCAGCACCGTCAGTCCGGCCAGCGCGAAAATCACCAGCGCCACCATCACTTCGAGCAACGTCATTCCCTGCTGTTTCATCCCTTACTGCTCCGCTTCCGGCGACGTTTGCACCCGACCATTGGTATCCACCTGCA from Dickeya fangzhongdai encodes the following:
- the gspI gene encoding type II secretion system minor pseudopilin GspI encodes the protein MKQQGMTLLEVMVALVIFALAGLTVLKTTAQQANGLGRLEEKTFALWIAENQQAAMRLEKQWPQTQWVDGEVNFAGSLWFWRIQGVATADTRVRAVDVEVRHERDSRAADAVLRSYQVQPGEPAQ